CTGCTCGTCTTCGGCGTGCAGTGGTGGCGCAAGGCCATGCTGCGCGCCAGCGGCTTCAAGGCCCTGCATGACGAGGACGTCACCTTCGCCGAAGAGACCACCGCCGCACGGGCGCAGGGCGCGGTGGCCCCCGGCGCTCTGGACTCGTATGGGTTCGCACTGACCTTCAAGAGCGTGCTGCTCGAGGGCCTGGAGGTGGCGTTCATCGTGGTGACCTTCGGCGCCAGCGCCCAGCGGCTCGGGCTGGCCGCCTGGGGGGCCGGTGCCGCGCTGCTGGTCGTCCTGGGCCTGGGCCTGCTGATCCACCGGCCGCTCAGTCAGGTGCCGGAAAACACCCTGAAGTTCACGGTCGGCGTGATGCTCACCACCTTCGGCACGTTCTGGGCGGCCGAGGGGGCCGGAGCAGTGTGGCCCGGCGGAGATACGGCGATCCTCGGTCTGCTGGTCGTGTACGCGGCCGCGTCGTATGGGTATGTGTCGTGGCTCAGGCGGCTGCACACGGCCCGGGCGGCGCGCACGGAGGTGACCGCGTGAAGTACGTGACAAGCTTCTTCCGGTTCTGGTACGACTTCATCGTCGGGGACGACTGGACGGTGGCGGCCGCCGTGGTCGCGGCATTGATCGTCACGGCGCTCCTCGCCCACCTCGCGGGCGCGTGGGTGGTGCTGCCGCTGGCCGTGCTGGTCTTCGTCGCCGTCAGCCTGTGGAAGGCCAGCCGCTCCTGAACGCCGTTCCCGGCTATACCTTCCCTAAAGGTGGGCCGCCTAAAACAGAAGGCGTAAAGGAGATTCACCATGAAAAAGACCCTTCTGTATACCGTACTACCCTTCGCCGCCCTGTTCAGCCAGGTTCACGCTGCGCCGCTGGATGTTCCACAGGCAACCATCGTCAGCGAATCAAAAGGGGGCGGATACACTCCAGATAATCAACTCTATACCGAGAGTGCGTGGCAGAGTGTCATTATCCCTGAAGTCGCCATGTCCAAGCTGGGAACTTTCAAGAATATACAGCTCGCCGTTGTGAACATGCCCAACAATGTCCACTTCAAGCTCCTGCCCCAGGAAGCGCCCGGACAGGTGGGCCTGTCGATCTGGCGGACGAACAAGACCCAGCGGGTCGGTCAGGTCGGCCTCTTTACCCTGACGAATCCCGTCACCCACTTCAGCTACACCTTCCAGGCCATGGTGATGGGGGCCGGCACCTGAGCGTGACCACATGACCCTCCCCCAGGGTGTCGAAGCCGCGGACTGCAGGGTTCGCGGTTTTGCGTGTGCCATGGGTATACCTGGGCTTTACCTGCATTCCATACCGTCACGTCCATGACTCCAGAACTCCAGGCGGTGATCCTCGGCGTGGTCGAGGGCCTCACCGAGTTCCTCCCCGTCTCCTCCACCGGTCACCTGATCGTCGCCGAGAGCCTGATCGGCTACCGCGATACCGGGGAGGTCTTCACCGTCGTTATCCAGCTCGGCGCGATCCTGGCCGTGATCCTCTACTACTGGCGGCAGCTGATCGGGCAGCTCACCCGCCTCTTCCAGGGCAGCGCGCCCGCCCGCACCTTCTGGCTGAACCTGATCGTGGCCTCGGTGCCGGCCGCCCTGCTGGGGCTGCTGTTCGAGAAGGCCATCAAGGCCGCCCTGTTCTCCCCACTGACCGTGGCGATCAGCGCCATCCTCGGTGGGATCATTCTGTGGTGGGTGGACACCCGGCGGCATGAGGCCACGGTCGAGCTGACCGAGCCCGACCTGGACAGCGTCACCATCCGGCAGGCAGCGCTGATCGGGGTGGCGCAGGCGGTCGCGATCATTCCCGGCGTATCCCGCAGCGGGGCCAGCATCGTCGGCGGCCTGCTCACGGGCCTGAACCGCGTAACAGCCACGGCCTTCTCGTTCTTCCTGGGCATCCCGATCCTGGGCGGCGCGGGCCTGTACAGCCTGTACAAGGCCCGGCACGCGCTGGGCAGCATTCCCGGCGGGAGCGTCACGCTGGTCATCGGGACGGGCGTGGCCTTCGTGACGGCGCTACTGTCGGTGACGTGGCTGCTGCGCTACGTGTCCACGCATGACTTCCGGGGCTTTGCGGTCTACCGGGTGATCATGGGTGTGGTCATCCTGGCCCTGCTCGCGGCCGGCGCGCTGAAGTGACGGCTCATGGTCTGCGGGCCAGTGCAGGCACGTCCGTCAACCAGCCGGACAAGCCCGCGTCGCCACTGAGATTCAGTGTGATCCTGAGGCCGTGTGGCGTGACCGGCTGAACCTGGAGTACGCCGCCGTGCACTTGGCAGATCCGCGCGACGACGGCCAAGCCCAGGCCACTACCGTCAGTGACGCTCCCCGGCGCGCGATAGAACTCCTTGCCCAAGTGCGCCAGGGCCGCGCCCGGAACGCCGGGCCCTTCGTCTTCCACGCTGACGTAGACTCGGTTTGCCCGTGTCTGCACCTGAAGCCGGATGCTGGCGCCCGGTGCGTGCCGGGCCGCGTTGAGCAGCAGGTTCTCCAACGCCTGCGTGAGCAGGGCCTCGTTGCCCCGCAACTGGACGTGCGCCGGGCCATCATAGGCCGCGCCGTGTCTGCGGGCCAGCGACTGAGTACACGCGCCGATGTCGAAGGGCACCAGTTCGGCCCGGTTCTCACGGGCGAGGGTCAACAGCGCTGTGGTCAGGTGGGTCAGGCGGGTCACCTGCTCATCAGCAGTCTGCAGGATCTCATCGTCGCTCACCCAACCGTGGCGATGCGCATCCAGTTGTACGCGCAGTGCCGTCAATGGGGTGCGCAGCTCGTGCGCCGCGTGTCGGGTGAACTCGGTCTCGCGTTGGCGGAAGGCCTGCAGGCGCTCCAGCATGGCGTTGAAGGTACGGGCCAGCCGGGCGACCTCCCCGCCGCCCTGCGGCAGTGGCACCCGGGCGCTCAGGTCGCCGGAGGCCGTGACCTGCTCGGTGATGTCGAGCATGTGATCGAGCGGTTTCAGCGCGCCGCGGCTGAGCAGCGCCGCCACGGCAGCGCCCAGAACCGACATCACCGTCACGGAGTACAGCACCGTGCGCAGGTAGGCATTGACGCCCAGATGGTAGGCGTGCAGCGGGAGCGTGGCCTCGAGCTCGGTCCCCGGCCCCAGCGCCGGGAGTGGCGTCCGCCGGATGATCCAGCTGGTGTCGCCATCCGCGTCTGAAGTGTTTGGAAAGGCCCCACCGAATTCCTGCATGGGTTTCCCGTTCTTGAGCAGCCGGGCACGGATGCCGGACTCGCTCGCCACGGCGCGCAGCGACTCGCCTTCCGCCTGATCACGCACGAACGACGCGAGGTAGGTATCCAGATCCGTGTTCACGTCACGCAGGGCCGTCTGTCGGAACTCCAGGTAGCCGAACAGGCCCTGCGCGACCAGCGCGACCGCCACCGTCAGCGCGATCAGGCCCGCCAGGCGGGCGTGCAGGCTCATGTGAGTGCGCCAGTCCCCAGACAGTACCCGCGCGCGTCGGTGCGGATCACCTCGGGCCCGAGTTTGCTCCGGAGGTGGTGCACGCACACCTTCACGGCACCGGGATCCGAGGCTTGCCCATCCCACACCAGATCGAACAGCTCCGTCGAGGGGTACAAGCGGCCTGGTGAGCGCGCCAGTCGTTCGAGCAGCGCGTACTCCCTCCCGCTCAACGATACGGGCTGGCCCGCCCAACACACCGTCTGCCGGGAAAAATCCAGCTCGAGTGCACCCACCGTGACGCGGTCACTGCGCAGGTCGCTGGCCCGTCGCAGCAGGGCGCGAACACGGGCAAGCAGTTCCGGCAGATCGAAAGGCTTGACGAGGTAGTCGTCACCCCCCAGATCCAGGCCTTCCACCCGGTCCCCGCTGGTGTCCCGCGCGGTCAGGAAGAGCAGCGGCCCCCGATAGCCGGCAGCACGCACCTCCCGCGCCAGCGTGAAACCGCCGGAGGCGTCATCCGGAAGGCGGACATCCAGCAGGGCGAGGTCAGGCTCCGTATCCACGAACGAGGCCCTGCCCGCCTCCAGGGTTCCTGCGTGCCGCACTTCATGTCCCTGACTTTCCAGCGCTCGGCGCAGCGGCATCGCGATAGCCTCCTCATCCTCGACCAGCAATATCCGCATGGTTCAGCGTACTCGCGCAGCGGGTTTGAGCGCAGCACGTCGCGTCAACACAGGACTTCCACCATGAACAGCCCGTAGTGGTTCACGTCATGGCCGCCCCGACGCTGGAACGCGGAATGCAGGGCCGGCAGGTGGCGCCCCACGCCGTGACGCAGGGCCACCACGTGGCGGCCGGCGGCCAGTTGCGCGCCGTAGTGCTCAATGAAGTCCCGTTCGCGGGTCAGGCCCTGCAGTATCCGCGTCACCCTGCATGCCGTCCCATGATGCGCGCCGGTCACGTCCAGGGCGATCAGGCCGTCTGCCCCACTGAGGACCTCCGTGTGGGCCAGGCCCAGTTCACGCAGGTCACGGCACAGCAGCTCGGCGGCGTCGGGCGTGTCCAGCACGCCGTACACGGCGCTGTGGGCGGAGAAAGCGAAGTGGTACGGGCTGGGGCGCATGTGTGCAGTCATGGGGTCTCCTGGGCTCAGCGCCGAATGGGAGGGTTTCCGCCGCGCTGCTGATGTGCTGCGCAGCGTGACTGGCCGCAGTTAAGGGCCGGTTACGGCACCTGGCCCGCAGTCATAACCTCGCCGTAACCGGCGCTCCCTACAGTGAACACAGGCGAGGCGGTCAGGCCACGTCCGGCCGCGCCCCGGCCCTCCCCCGCCTGCCCGGCCCTGACGGGCGGCGACCTCCCCTCCCCCTCTCGCCATCACGAACCAGGAGACCCATGAACTTCATTCCCATCCTGTTGACTGCCGTCCTGCTGGGCACCGCCCACGCCGCCTCCCCCGTGCAGACCAAGGGCTCGGCCGTGACCATCGACCTGATCGCCGGGCAGGGGAGTACCAACGGCGGTCTGAATTTCAACGGCGGTGCCAGGGGTGATCGCACCTTCACCGTGCCGCTCGGAGCGACCGTCACCGTCAAATTCAAGAACATGGGCATCATGCCGCACAGTTTCGTGATCCGGCAGGGCGGCGCCGCCCCGACCGATGCGGACGCCAGCGACGCGGTCTTCACGTCCGGCTACGCGCCCGCCAAGGTCGAGGCCGGCATCAGACCAGGAGCCACCACCCAGGTGGTCTTCAAGGCCAGCAAGGCCGGATCGTACTACTTCGTGTGCGGCGTCCCCGGGCACGCCATGGGTGGGCAGTACATCCGCCTCGTGGTGTCGAAGGCCGCCACGGTCGCCTCGTTCAAGTGAAGCCGCCGGCGTGACGTGTCCAAGTCCATGAGCAGGCACGCTCGACTCCGCATTCTCCAGGTCGTGAGCGCCCCGCATACTGTTCCAGACGGCTGGGTTGGCGAGGGCGGTGCCTGTTCATCTTCTGCACGGCGGCAGTCCCGCGGCCACATTGCACCGGGCCGCCTCAGGGCGCACTGAGCAACTCGTTGCGGCGCACGAACGCCCGCATGAACCGGCCGAGGATGCGGGTCTGCGTGCCGTAGGCGTCCACGGCCGCAAGTTTGGTCGCCGCCTGGGCGTCGGCCAGGTCGACCCGCTGCCAGGGCGTGAGGGGGGCCAGGGGCGGCACCGTCAGGGACAACTGCGGGTGCAGGCCCTTGGGTAGCGGCCATTCCAGGCCGCCGTGAACCATCCAGAAGCGCAGGTGGGCCGTCTGCTGCCGGTGGGCGAGCAGGCGCTGCGCGATGGACGAGAGGGTGTGGTGATCCGGGTGGAAGTCCTGCGGGGAGGGCACGAGCACCAGATCCGGCTGAACGCGGTCAAGCACGCGCCCCAGGTCGGCCTCCAGCGCCTGACCGGTGTACGGGGCTCCGGGCGTCAGGGCCCCCGTGATATACACGGCCGCTGCCGCCGTGGTCGGGACGGTGTACGCCCGCGCGTAGTTGGTGGTGTAAAGACTGTGGAGACCGCCATCCGGGTAACCGAGCATGACCGTGTGGGCCGCGTCGACGCCCAGCAGCGCGGCGGCGCGGCGGGCCTCCAGGACGCGCGCGTTGCCGAGCGCCCGCATGTCCTGGGCGCTGGGATCGAGCACCCGGCGCGTCACCATGGCATCGAACTCGAAGCCGTCCCCGGCGGTCGCCCACACGATGGTGACGTCCGCGCCGGCCGCGCGGGCCTGCTGGATCATCCCGGCGCAGCACAGCGTCTCATCATCCGGGTGGGGGGAGAGCATCAGCACGCGCTGGCCACGGGTGAAGGCCGGCGCGGGTGGGAGCGCCGCCACCCGGTCGGCCCCGGCGTCGTACAGCTGCGCCACCTGCGGGGAGTTGATCCACGCAGCCAGGATCAGCAGGGCCAGCAGCGTCAGGGGAAGCACGAGTGGGCGAACCTTCGGGCGCTTCATTTGAGGATGTTCACCGCCCGGCTGGCCACCAGGACGACCGTGAGCATGGACGTGGCGGCCTGCAGCATCATCAGCCCCTTGGCCCGCCGGCTCAGCGGCAGCGCGTCCGTGGGGCTGAACGCCGAGCCGTTGGTGAACGCCAGGAAAAGATAGTCGAGGTACATCGGCCGCCACGGGGGCATGGTCGGTGTCAGGCCCATCTGCGGGTACCGGAAGTCCGGGGGCGTGCCCGCCAGGGCCCGGCGCAGCGGGCCAGCCTGATCCAGCTCCCAGTACCACAGGCTGAAGACCAGCACGTTGGTCACCCAGATGTTCAGCGCGCCGGCCAGCAGGCTGACCCCACTGGCGCTGCTGCCACGCAGCAGGCTGAGCACCAGCAGAGCCAGCGAGGACAGGTTGGTCAGATGCAGCAGGGCGATCACGGCGATGGCCAGGTGGCGGCTGTCGCGGGCCCAGGTCAGGGCCTGGGGGCCCATCCGGATCAGGTGCCGGCGGGCCCGACCGCGCACGACCACCAGGGGCAGGAGCAGCAGCACCTCCAGGCTGGGGAGCAGCCACGTGGGCCCGAGGGTCAGGTGTTCGCTCAGCACCAGGTTCAGGCCGATCACGGCCAGGATGGCGAGGCGCGCCGGCCACAACGACTCGGGCGGCGGGGGCGCCGTCATGGGGCGGGGAACCTGAGGTGAACCTGGAAGGTGGTGGCCGTCCACTGCGGGATAAGCTGGGCCTGCCAGCGCCGGGCGAGGGCGTCGACGAGCGCCAGGCCCAGACCGCTGCCTGCGACGGCCTGCACGTCCAGTCCACGCTCGAAGGGTTGCAGCAGCCGCAGCCAGTCCTCCCGCAGCGGGCCGGAACCAGCGCTCTCCACCATCAACTCATGTCCGGCTGCCCGCAGGACGACCGCCTCCCCCTCTCCGTATTTGAGGGCGTTTTCCAGCAGGTTGCTCAGCGCCCGCGCCACCCCATCGTGCTCCGCGTTCACGCGGGCGGGTTCGACCTGCAGGATGAAGCGCTTGCCGTAATTGAGGGCCGTGTCCTCCAGCGCCTGGGTGACACCGACGGCCACCGCGGCCAGGTCGACTGGCGCCAGGGCGGCCGGGGCCTCCGTGCGGGCCAGGGCCAGCAGGCCCTCGGTGATGGTCTGCAGTTCCTCGACCCGTCCGCGCATGCCGTGCAGGGCGCGCTCGTACTCGGCCGCGTCACGGGGCTTGCGCAGGGTCAGGTCGAGCCGGCCGCGCAGCACGGTCAGGGGCGTGCGCAGCTCATGTGCAGCGGTGCGCGCGAAGGCCTTCTCCCGCTCGATGGTGCCCGCGAGCCCGTCAAGCATGGAGTTCACGGTTCTCGTCAGGCGGGCCATCTCATCGTTGCCCGGTGCCTGCAGCACGCGCTCCGCGTAGTCACCCCGCCGGGCGATCGCGTCGGCGGTTCGGGCCACGGCGTCCACTGGGCGCAGGGCGCGGTCGGCGAGCCAGTACCCGGCGGCGCACGCGGCGGCGATCATGAACACGCTACCGATCAGCAGCAGTTTTGCCAGCGTCTCCAGGAAACCCGAGAGGGCCTCGGTGGAGCGCGAGACCCGCAGCACCAGGCCGTCGGCGGGCAGGGTCAGCACCCGGCGGGCATCTTCGGTGGTCAGGCCGGATGTGACGGGAAAGCGCGCCTGCGCTCCTTCCGAGCCGTTCCCAGCCCGCGTAATCACCTGCCCGTCCGGCCGCAGCAGTTCGATGCTCAGGTCGGCGCTGGGCTTGAGATCCGGCGTGAAGGTCGCCTCACCACCGACCCGCTCAATGCTGGCGCGCGCCACGCTGGCCGTCTCCTGCAACGTGGCGTCCAGGGAGGCACCCAGGGCCCGCTCCGCCGCGAAGTACACGCCACCGCCACCGAGCATGATGGTCACGGCGAACACCAGCGCGTACCCGAGGGTCAGTTTCACCCGCAGGCTCAGGTGCTGGATCACTCCACACCGCCCAGCCGGTACCCGGTGCCGCGCAGCGTGACGATCAACGCGTCGTCGGTCTTGCGGCGGATGATGCTGACGTACACGTCGATCAGTTTGGGTTCCACGCCCGCCTCGCCGCCCCACAGCCGGTTGATGATCTCGTCCCGGGTGAACACCCGCCCGGGATGCAAGGCGAGCAGTTCCAGCAGCCCGAACTCCCGGCGGGCCAGGTCGGCGCGGAGGCCCGCACGGTAGAGTTCCCGGCCCGCGAGATCCATGACCCAGCCGCCAGGGAGGGCGAGGGTGTTCTGGGCGTTGCCGCTCGCGCGGCGCAGCAGGGCCCGCACCCGGGCACTGAGTTCCGTGAAGTCAAAGGGCTTGAGCAGGTAGTCGTCTCCACCAGCGTCGAGCCCCTGGACGCGGTCGGCGACCGTGCCACGCGCCGTGAGGTACAGGATCGGCGTGACGAGGCCGCCCACGCGCAGCTGTCGGCCCAGCACATAGCCGGCGTCGATGCCCTCGGGCAGCATCACGTCCAGGATCAGCAGGCTGTACGGGAAGAGCTGTGCGAGCTCGGCCCCCACCGTGGCGCTGGGGGCCACGTCGACCTCATAGCCGTCCTCGCCCAGGCCATCACGGAGCAGTTCGGCGATGTGCGGGTCATCCTCGACGACCAGCAGGCGCATCAGGCGCGCCTCAGGAACGGCAGGACCGCGAGCGTGGCCATCACGCACATCAGCCCCGTCAACGCCCCGGCGAGCACGTCCGTGGGGTAGTGCACGCCCAGCACCACGCGCGTGAAGCCCATCAGCGCAGCGTAGACGACGCCTGTGCCCAGCACCACCCACCGCCAGCGGCTCCGCCAGGCCAGGACGACCAGCACGGTGGCCAGGGCCGACGCGGCGGTCGCGTGCCCACTGGGGAAGGACAGGCCCGAGACGTGCACGTCACTTGGCCACAGGTCTGGACGCGGCCGACCGTACGCCACCTTGAGCAGCCACTGCGCCGCCTCGGCCAGCCACAGGCCCACACCCGCGAAGACTGCGAAGGAGCGCTCCCCCAGGAACCACAGAACCAGCGGCAGCAGCAGGAACAGTGGCGTGGTGACCCACGGGCCGCCCACGACATTCATGATCTGCCCGAAGATCTGCAGGCCTGCCCCAGTGTGCGCGTGCAGCCACGTCATGGCGCTGATATCCAGCGTGACCGGCTGGCGTTCCAGAACTTCCTGTCCCAGGATCAGCACGCCGGCAGCGGGTGCAGCCGCTCCGGCGGCGGGCCAGATCCACAGTGGGCGCGTTGCTGTGGAGGGCGTCTGAATGGGGGCGGTCATCATGCCGCGCAGCATGCCGAAGACAGGTTAAGCTGGGGTATACCGGGGCTGGGGCTCTGAACGCCACGCGCCGATCATCGAGGCAAGGCGCAGAGTGGGAAGCAGGCGCAGCATGGCCCGACGTGGCGGGACTGTGCGTGGTTTACCCAGCGGCACGCGTGTCTCCTCTGACGTCACACTGGGTTCTTAACGGACCACGCCGGTGGCGGGATGGAACTCCGGCAGATAGTGCCGAACCGTGGCCCGCAGAGCCTCGCCGTGCCGATACAGATCGGTCACGGCTGTGAGATCGTGCCGGGTCTCGGTGCGATCCTCGTTGTCGAACAAGCCCACCTGCCAGCGCTTGCCGTTCAGGTACAGCCGGCACACCGGCTTGCGGTTGTTGTCGTCGAACAGCACGCCGCAGTAGCTCTGCACATCCCGCATCACCACCCGCGTGACGTCCGTCTCGGACGCCACGATCGCCCGCACGATCAGGAAGGCCTCGTACTCCTCCGTGGTCGTCGTGACCAGGGATGCGGGCTCGGCGCCCACAGCCTCGGGTCGGGTCTCAGACATCGCGGCTGGGAGCGCCACATCCTGCGCGCCCTGCTGCCCGATGACGCCCTTGAGCCGCTCGCTGAACACGTCGCTCAGGTGCGCCTGATACGCCTTGCTGATGAACGGGATGAACTGCTGGCGCACCTTCGCCGTGATCGTCCCCTGGTGCACCTTCCCGATCAGCAGTCGCGCGAAGTCCTCGCTGGGGTTCAGCAGTTCCTCGGCCAGCGCCCGCTTCAGCTCACGGACGTACTTCAGCTCACTGGCGGTGCTGAGGATGGTGTCCACGTTGAACTGCGCCCGCGTGAACTTGCGCAGCTCGTCCAGGTCACCGTCGCGCAGGCCCAGCAGGTCGACCTTCAGGAAGGGCTGTGGATCCATCTTGTTTGGCGCGTCTAGGTCGGTGAAGAACCAGTACTGCACTCCGTTGGTCAGGA
This genomic interval from Deinococcus metalli contains the following:
- a CDS encoding undecaprenyl-diphosphate phosphatase, producing the protein MTPELQAVILGVVEGLTEFLPVSSTGHLIVAESLIGYRDTGEVFTVVIQLGAILAVILYYWRQLIGQLTRLFQGSAPARTFWLNLIVASVPAALLGLLFEKAIKAALFSPLTVAISAILGGIILWWVDTRRHEATVELTEPDLDSVTIRQAALIGVAQAVAIIPGVSRSGASIVGGLLTGLNRVTATAFSFFLGIPILGGAGLYSLYKARHALGSIPGGSVTLVIGTGVAFVTALLSVTWLLRYVSTHDFRGFAVYRVIMGVVILALLAAGALK
- a CDS encoding histidine kinase dimerization/phospho-acceptor domain-containing protein, with amino-acid sequence MIQHLSLRVKLTLGYALVFAVTIMLGGGGVYFAAERALGASLDATLQETASVARASIERVGGEATFTPDLKPSADLSIELLRPDGQVITRAGNGSEGAQARFPVTSGLTTEDARRVLTLPADGLVLRVSRSTEALSGFLETLAKLLLIGSVFMIAAACAAGYWLADRALRPVDAVARTADAIARRGDYAERVLQAPGNDEMARLTRTVNSMLDGLAGTIEREKAFARTAAHELRTPLTVLRGRLDLTLRKPRDAAEYERALHGMRGRVEELQTITEGLLALARTEAPAALAPVDLAAVAVGVTQALEDTALNYGKRFILQVEPARVNAEHDGVARALSNLLENALKYGEGEAVVLRAAGHELMVESAGSGPLREDWLRLLQPFERGLDVQAVAGSGLGLALVDALARRWQAQLIPQWTATTFQVHLRFPAP
- a CDS encoding phosphatase PAP2 family protein; translated protein: MMTAPIQTPSTATRPLWIWPAAGAAAPAAGVLILGQEVLERQPVTLDISAMTWLHAHTGAGLQIFGQIMNVVGGPWVTTPLFLLLPLVLWFLGERSFAVFAGVGLWLAEAAQWLLKVAYGRPRPDLWPSDVHVSGLSFPSGHATAASALATVLVVLAWRSRWRWVVLGTGVVYAALMGFTRVVLGVHYPTDVLAGALTGLMCVMATLAVLPFLRRA
- a CDS encoding sulfocyanin-like copper-binding protein, with amino-acid sequence MNFIPILLTAVLLGTAHAASPVQTKGSAVTIDLIAGQGSTNGGLNFNGGARGDRTFTVPLGATVTVKFKNMGIMPHSFVIRQGGAAPTDADASDAVFTSGYAPAKVEAGIRPGATTQVVFKASKAGSYYFVCGVPGHAMGGQYIRLVVSKAATVASFK
- a CDS encoding response regulator transcription factor yields the protein MRILLVEDEEAIAMPLRRALESQGHEVRHAGTLEAGRASFVDTEPDLALLDVRLPDDASGGFTLAREVRAAGYRGPLLFLTARDTSGDRVEGLDLGGDDYLVKPFDLPELLARVRALLRRASDLRSDRVTVGALELDFSRQTVCWAGQPVSLSGREYALLERLARSPGRLYPSTELFDLVWDGQASDPGAVKVCVHHLRSKLGPEVIRTDARGYCLGTGALT
- a CDS encoding ATP-binding protein, which codes for MSLHARLAGLIALTVAVALVAQGLFGYLEFRQTALRDVNTDLDTYLASFVRDQAEGESLRAVASESGIRARLLKNGKPMQEFGGAFPNTSDADGDTSWIIRRTPLPALGPGTELEATLPLHAYHLGVNAYLRTVLYSVTVMSVLGAAVAALLSRGALKPLDHMLDITEQVTASGDLSARVPLPQGGGEVARLARTFNAMLERLQAFRQRETEFTRHAAHELRTPLTALRVQLDAHRHGWVSDDEILQTADEQVTRLTHLTTALLTLARENRAELVPFDIGACTQSLARRHGAAYDGPAHVQLRGNEALLTQALENLLLNAARHAPGASIRLQVQTRANRVYVSVEDEGPGVPGAALAHLGKEFYRAPGSVTDGSGLGLAVVARICQVHGGVLQVQPVTPHGLRITLNLSGDAGLSGWLTDVPALARRP
- a CDS encoding type I restriction endonuclease: MTATPDFADRLRELATRIAAQRVNIATEEATKHAFVLPFIQLLGYDVFNPMEVTPELVADVGLKKGEKVDYAILHDGKPSMIFECKAHTSNLREAEYSQLFRYFHVSNVRFSVLTNGVQYWFFTDLDAPNKMDPQPFLKVDLLGLRDGDLDELRKFTRAQFNVDTILSTASELKYVRELKRALAEELLNPSEDFARLLIGKVHQGTITAKVRQQFIPFISKAYQAHLSDVFSERLKGVIGQQGAQDVALPAAMSETRPEAVGAEPASLVTTTTEEYEAFLIVRAIVASETDVTRVVMRDVQSYCGVLFDDNNRKPVCRLYLNGKRWQVGLFDNEDRTETRHDLTAVTDLYRHGEALRATVRHYLPEFHPATGVVR
- a CDS encoding response regulator transcription factor; the encoded protein is MRLLVVEDDPHIAELLRDGLGEDGYEVDVAPSATVGAELAQLFPYSLLILDVMLPEGIDAGYVLGRQLRVGGLVTPILYLTARGTVADRVQGLDAGGDDYLLKPFDFTELSARVRALLRRASGNAQNTLALPGGWVMDLAGRELYRAGLRADLARREFGLLELLALHPGRVFTRDEIINRLWGGEAGVEPKLIDVYVSIIRRKTDDALIVTLRGTGYRLGGVE
- a CDS encoding COG4280 domain-containing protein, with the translated sequence MNGIFLFLSSFLASSVEMVEALTIVLAVGLTRGWRSALIGTAAALAVLAIIVALFGPVLGRIPLQPLRLIVGGLLLVFGVQWWRKAMLRASGFKALHDEDVTFAEETTAARAQGAVAPGALDSYGFALTFKSVLLEGLEVAFIVVTFGASAQRLGLAAWGAGAALLVVLGLGLLIHRPLSQVPENTLKFTVGVMLTTFGTFWAAEGAGAVWPGGDTAILGLLVVYAAASYGYVSWLRRLHTARAARTEVTA
- a CDS encoding PIG-L deacetylase family protein, translated to MKRPKVRPLVLPLTLLALLILAAWINSPQVAQLYDAGADRVAALPPAPAFTRGQRVLMLSPHPDDETLCCAGMIQQARAAGADVTIVWATAGDGFEFDAMVTRRVLDPSAQDMRALGNARVLEARRAAALLGVDAAHTVMLGYPDGGLHSLYTTNYARAYTVPTTAAAAVYITGALTPGAPYTGQALEADLGRVLDRVQPDLVLVPSPQDFHPDHHTLSSIAQRLLAHRQQTAHLRFWMVHGGLEWPLPKGLHPQLSLTVPPLAPLTPWQRVDLADAQAATKLAAVDAYGTQTRILGRFMRAFVRRNELLSAP